In Edaphobacter aggregans, the sequence ATATATACAATCTCGCGCTCCGGCTGGGGGTTCCGATCAAAGGGACTCTGAATCAGTTAGACGGAATCGAGATCTTCCCCCGGCAGGACGAATTGCGCGAAGGGGAGTTCGGTAACGCCATCCGAGCCCCGCTCGGTGTGCATCGGGCAAACATGCATCGCTACTGGTTTGAGGAGGCTGCGCCGGACCTGGTTTCCCAGTTCGCTTACCTGCGTAGTCTCAAACGACTCACGGCGGCAGAGTTGACGACGTTCACCGAAGGACTCACCATCCCCGAGGGGTTTCAGTCGCGGTTCAAGGGCGAGCAACCAACCGTCTCATTCGATTCCGCAAATGGGTTTCAGATTCTTGAACACGTCCAGGTCAAGAGGAAGGCAAGCAACAACTGGTGGACACGATGTCCTTCCTGCGCCCAGCAAGGTCACGACCGGAGCGGAGATAACCTCGCCATCTCGGTCGGAGATCCACGTTTCTACAAGTGCTGGGCAGGATGCACGAAAGAAATGATTCGGGAGGCTCTCGGTGTCCCGATTCGTCAACGCTCGCTGTAAACACAAGGAGATCACAATGGACACGAAGCTCGCGACCATGGCCCTGCGCGGCCTGACCTTGCCAGAACCGACCCGGAAGGAGATACGGAAGACAGGTGTCTACTGCCGCGCCACCATTCAGCTGGTTTATCAGCAACAGTCCCGTCGATGGGCGCTGCGCGGCGAGGAGGCGGGCGGGGCAGTCGCGAGCATCGGACACTACGTCGGGTTCACTGGCGCAGACGGTCAACCTCTTCCATGGACGCAGCGTATCCAGAACTTCATGCCCAATGGAGTCCACGCGGTCGTCATCGCCCCGGAGCTGTGGCGGGTGGAGATGTTCCGCTACGAGAACACCTATGATGTGCTGATTACCCGGCACACTCTTTCCCCTCACTCGAACACACGTCCACATATCGAAAGCAAGATTCTCTTCTTTCGCCGGGCCGGAACTCTTACGACCGAGCTGTGGGGGAAAGACTCTGCTTTCCGTGGCGGTGCTGTGCCCAGCTTCTTCAAGAAGAATGGGGAAGAAGAACCTCCGCCGGCCACGTTGCTCGATGCGCTTCTGAAAGTAACGGAAGCAGTATGCTGCGTCGGGTGCAAGCACTCCCACCTGCTCGAGATGGGTGCGCAGCCCTGTCACTTGAAACTCAGCTTCGCAGAAGTGGGAGTCTAGCTTCAACGAAATGTGGAATCACGGCGACAACATCGCCGTGCAGTAAGAATGCAGGCAAATCGCACAAGAAAGGAAACAACATGCCCAAAGGAGTAAACAAAGTAACGTTGCTCGGCCACGTAGGCAAGGACCCCGAGATCCGCGCCACACAAGGCGGCACCACCGCCGCAAACTTTTCCCTCGCAACCTCCGAACGCCACAGGGAAGGCGAAGAGTGGGTGGATCATACCGAATGGCACAACCTCATAGCCTTCCAACGGACAGCTGAACTCGTCCGCGACTACGTCAAGAAGGGATCGCAGATCCTCATTGAGGGCAAGCTGCAAACGCAGTCCTGGGACGATAAAGAGTCTGGTCAAAAGAGGTACAAGACCGTGATTCTGATTAGCGATCTGGTACTGCTTGGCGGCGGCCAGGAACGAGAGAACGGCAACGGTGGGTCCCAAACAATTTCGAATAGCGCCAACGCAGGGAAGGGTAGCGGTTCTTCTAACAGCCGAAAGCAAGGCTACAGTCAGCGCCACGAAGATTACGGCGATCTCGGCATCACTGATGCAGACGTGCCCTTTTAATCCACTCTCGCTCGAGAAGGTGCGTTACAGCAATTCAGGCGCTCTCAGGAGCGCCATTTTCGTTGCCCGAAAAGTATCGGGCGCTCATTAGGAGTCTCCCCTTAATCACTTCAATGAAAGGAATTTTCAATGCAGAATGAATTCTCGGCCGAGCAACAGAAGCAGTTGCTCGAAAAACTCATCATTCCATTTCATCCCGACGCAATCAGCTGGCGTGTTACTAACAAGAGCAAAGACGGCAAGCGAGGCTGTGTCATTCCATACGGCGACCAGCGCGCCTACACTGACCGGCTCAACGAAGTCTTCACTCCCGCCGGGTGGACGCGTGCATATGACGTGACGCCGCTCTCGCCAGTCACCCGCACCAGGAAAAATGTAGCCATTCAGACCGGCAAGGTGATCGTGACCTGCGTCGTAACGATTCACGGTCTTGGTTCACACAGCGGAAGCGGTGAGATGTGGGCCGATGACGATAATGCCATGACCCGTGCGGAAGCCCAGGCCTTCAAACGTGCCTGCTGCTGCTTTGGGCTCGGTCGGTACTTCTACGAATTCGCCGAGATGTGGGTTGATCTGGATGATTATGGCAATCCGCTTCGTATTCCTACTCTTCCCAAGTGGGCGCTTCCAGCCGGTGTGGTTCCGACAAAGGCCGAGCCGGTGCCTGTCGTCTCCGCGGCGCGGTCGCAGCCGAGCACAGCGAAGACAACGGAGAACGCCAAACTAGCCGCCTCTGGGTTGGATGCGGGGCTGACGCAACGAATCGAGAGCTTTCGTCAAGTTGTTGGCGACGCTCTCTACTTCGAGGTATTTCGTCGTGGTGGACCTGCTCGGAATGCGCGTGAACTGCCCAGCGTGGGTGCCCAAAACTGGGTGGTGAAACAGTTGGAGACCCTCGATCGGGGCATCCAGCGGGTGCGCGTTCTTGCTGAAGACGTGCACGAGAACGTGTTCTATGGAGTACTCGATGCGCATAGGGTCCAGTCGATCGACAAGATCCCATCCTTCGAAGTCTTGAAGGCAGTTGTGACTGACCTGCAGAACGCGACACAAGGAGTCGCAGCCTGAACCCCAACCTACGTCGTTCTGCCCTTTGAGGCAGATACGAAACCGGAGCCTGCACTCTACCGGAGCGCAGGCTCTTTTCTCTTAGCCCCAACCAAGGAAGCCTTATGAGTGTGCACAAGTGCTCGCTCTGCAACCGCCCCGCCGCCTGGCAGATCTGTGAAGAACTCTTCTGCGAAGTAGATAAAGAAAAGATCGTCGAACGCTTTGGGATCGATATTTTCTCCATGAAGCGTCTGTCCAGCTCGGAGAAGGATTTTACCGTCCGCGGCAGATACAAACAGCCTGTCCAAGCAGTTTCTTCGTTTTCGCCGGAGAACTCCAAAAGGAAACAGAGGGCTCGCTAATGTACCGACCCTTTCTGCCCTCCGAGAGAAGGGGCGCATCGCACGCCTGAGTCCGTGCTCAGGTCCTCCCACACCAACAACCAAGGAGAAAGTCATGGCAATCTCTGCTCGTTCACGTCGCGGTACGTCTGTATCCTTCTGGCGCAACCACAATGCCATTCAAACCATGATGGCCCAGGCATGCATGCCTGCGCTACGCCCTGTACCCAGAGTGAAACACGAATTCATCCTTCCGCCCACGTCCCCGATTCGATCGACCAGTGGATCAGCACCGAAGGTCTTCATCGCAAGGGCATAACGAATTGGAGGACAAGAACTACACAATTCTTTGTCCTCCGACAAATGTCTCGAAGAAGGCAAAATCGCTCTGCACCGAGCAGGAGGCTCGGTGCTCCGTCAATGCTCTACAGAACGCAGCATCTTTCCCACGGAGCGCTGTCGATACGGCACTAGAGATTTCTCACCCTTCGACACTCAGATTTGGTCGGTAACTCCCCGAAGACCGACCCAATCCTCATGAGCTCTTTGTCGACGGAAATATTCATTTCTTCTGTTCACGTGGGTTCAGCCTCGTAGGTGTGATCGAAGAACGATTTTGTCCGCCGGGGACCCCGGAGCTGCACAAAGCGGTCTTCGCTCTTGAGCGACAAGTATGGCTTCAATATATAAATGAGGCACGTAGTCGAATCGAGCAACAGGTCGTCGACGCCCATCCCCATCGCGATGAGACGCTTAAGCAATCTCTCTAGGCCCTTTAAAGCTGCTGTTAGAAATCGGATGAAGCCGGTGGTAAAGTCTGTTCATCACCGGAGCGTAGAGCCTGATGCCATCTGAGCTACTTGCACTGCGGTTTGCGCCGCGCAAACACTATTGTTTGGTCGCAGCATACTCAATCCTTGGCTTGATTTCCGGATGCCACCTATTGGTCGCGAGTTCAGTACCTCGGCCGACTTCCTTAGAGGCGCTCCGAATTGGGCTTTCCGAGGATAAACAAGTCCAGCTCGTCAACGGCTGGGACTCGGCATACGCTTCAGGCGACCTCGAGCTAGTCACCTCAGCGATAGATATGCTCGAGTCGGCACCGCCAACTTTGCGGCGCAGGATCATTGCCCAAGCGCACAACTCTACAGCTCTTCCGACACTCTTCAAATCATTGCGTCAACAACAGCAGAAGGACCGTCTGGTCAGCGCGCTTTTTCATTACCCGGATCTGGTCTCTCCACTTAGCAACGTGCTATCGACTGAACTGTTGTCATTGTCTATGACAAGAGAACAACTGCAATATATTACCGACATTGTCGTCTTGCTGAAGCTGCAACCGTCGCTGCCAGACGACCTCTATCGGCAGCTGGTTACTAAACAGGATTCGATTCAAGACCCGCAGGTTCGAGAAACAATCGGATCGTTGCTCCTAGCACACTCTGCGTCGCTCAAGAATCAGGATGCTCAAATCCGAGCGTGGCTGAAGTCAAAGAACTCAGATCAACGTGATCTTGCGACTAAATTGCTGATGCAAGCGGGCGCAAATCTACCGGATGGGATAGTTGACCAGGCGCTAAACGATCCAAATGGTCCACAAGTGGAAGCGATCAGGTACCTCGGAACTCAACCCAAGCCTCTATCTCAGAACGATTTGAAGATCCTGATTCCGATACTCGCCAAACCGCAGTCGTCAGAGGCTTGGGAGGCAACGTACAGCACCCTTCAGAAAAAGAATCCCGATTTCATCAGCACCTTTTCCACACAGTACAAGCAGCAGTTCGATGACTGGGCAAAGCTTAAGCCTTCGGTGTTGATTGGAATTCTTCGAACTCTTCCTGACGACAAGTCAGGTGAAATCGCCACATGGCCCCTCATCGCAAGCAAGGACGACGATTGCAACATCATGATTGCGAATCTGCTTCTATTGCGCCGTCGTGCTCTGGCCCACATTGATTTCGGTGAAGGATTGTGGATCGTTCTTCAGGGGCCTCAGACCTGCTCCGGATCGCGCGATGGTGAGGCCTCCATCCTCTTAGACCAAGTGCTCCATGCGAATCCCGTTGCTTTAGCTGAATTATCGACATTTCTTTCTCTGCGGACTCAGGATAGCAACTGGACAAACTTCACTTCTGGAATAACCAGCCAAACCGGATGGGAAGCTCTCTACAATGACGGTGGCTCTGGAACTTCCGTCCTGCAACTCGCTCTTTCGCCAGCTCTTACGAAACTACTGTCGAATGGAGACGAGGCTAAAGCACTGGATCTGCTGCGGCTCGGCGTTCCTTTTTCACCACCGATTTTGGGCAACGAGCCGTTCCTAGCTCGGTACCGAGGCCACACTGCGTCCTTAAAGGACCCCAGCCTCGAAATTCTAGGCCGGTTAGGCCACCTTCCAAAGGAAATCGCGGATGAGATCCGCGACGTCGCTATGGATAGGACTAAGCCAACGACGACCCGTCAGATTGCTATCAGAGCGCTAGCGATGTTGGACGATTCTCAAAGCTATGTCGGAGAGTTCGTAAAGATCGCTCAGGAACCAATCGACCTACCCTCCGCCGCCGCGCTC encodes:
- a CDS encoding TOTE conflict system archaeo-eukaryotic primase domain-containing protein, whose amino-acid sequence is MSAATSTPWIPPRPTPEILRVDPALIPEYMAWFVNRSAYTRQSINPNPDNGRYYYYQPMERLTRTRLALNDATVRKHLSGIQTIGLYAINPETQRSKWVAIDADYSRAHRDLAALKLELKEDGVTASLEMSRRGAHLWILCEEPLPAKDCRIYIYNLALRLGVPIKGTLNQLDGIEIFPRQDELREGEFGNAIRAPLGVHRANMHRYWFEEAAPDLVSQFAYLRSLKRLTAAELTTFTEGLTIPEGFQSRFKGEQPTVSFDSANGFQILEHVQVKRKASNNWWTRCPSCAQQGHDRSGDNLAISVGDPRFYKCWAGCTKEMIREALGVPIRQRSL
- a CDS encoding single-stranded DNA-binding protein; the protein is MPKGVNKVTLLGHVGKDPEIRATQGGTTAANFSLATSERHREGEEWVDHTEWHNLIAFQRTAELVRDYVKKGSQILIEGKLQTQSWDDKESGQKRYKTVILISDLVLLGGGQERENGNGGSQTISNSANAGKGSGSSNSRKQGYSQRHEDYGDLGITDADVPF
- a CDS encoding Rad52/Rad22 family DNA repair protein: MQNEFSAEQQKQLLEKLIIPFHPDAISWRVTNKSKDGKRGCVIPYGDQRAYTDRLNEVFTPAGWTRAYDVTPLSPVTRTRKNVAIQTGKVIVTCVVTIHGLGSHSGSGEMWADDDNAMTRAEAQAFKRACCCFGLGRYFYEFAEMWVDLDDYGNPLRIPTLPKWALPAGVVPTKAEPVPVVSAARSQPSTAKTTENAKLAASGLDAGLTQRIESFRQVVGDALYFEVFRRGGPARNARELPSVGAQNWVVKQLETLDRGIQRVRVLAEDVHENVFYGVLDAHRVQSIDKIPSFEVLKAVVTDLQNATQGVAA